ATTCTCGGTAAGGTTAAATTAGGAGCACATCAAAACTTGTCTTCATAGAGTTGTTATAGTAGTCAGTACTGTAAGTTTTTTAATGCTGAACTACTAAGCAGCTTGTTGTAGTAATTATTCAACTAAATAGAGTGATATACTAAAACCTAATTCTTACCATGATCTGTTACTTTAGTACTTGCAACTATACTTTCAGAACTCTTTACAAGTGACAGGAGGATACTGTGATATATGCATCAACTAGTGGTGCTATATGTAGCAGCGGAGCCAGTATTGTGGCACAATAACATAAACAGATAGTAGAAAATCAACATAGAAGTTCCAATTTTTAGCAATTAAGTTCCACTTGTACATCTCAAGCATAGTTTTATATCATGCTTATAATGATGTAAAATATATCTTAGATATAATCCATGCCCTTTGGTGTGGTATATTGGAATTGAAGTTTACATGGTAAAATTATGGaatatttattttctaaaattaacaaaagaaaatataaaaattaaaactCCAACAGATAATGGATAtggaaaaataaaaaattactaCAGTAAAATAACAAATTTTAAACTAATAAAAAGGAAAATATGCGCACAAGGAAATTGGGGAAAAAAATAAGATACCAaattaactatatatatatatatatgggtgtGTATATTCTAGAAAAATGATTTTCCTAGTCTCTACTGTCTTGTTTTATGCAAATGCTATTTTGTGTAGAGCATCTTCTTGTTCCTCTCTAAAATGACACTGTTAATTTGATAATGAATAGATTAATAGCTTTTCTTGGTTTGTCTTATATATGACCTGGTGGGAATATTAGAATAGCTTGTTTCAGCTCTTTCAAGTAAGATTGATGGACATGGAGTTGCCATTATTTTTTCATAATATTTTCATTGCAAGTTATGCTTAACAAGAGTATTTATTAAAAGCAGAGGTAAGATTACATGCTGTTTATCTACTTATATTGTCAAATAAACAAATTTGAAGAACTTTACAAATATGCAAAAGCGTAAGCGTAAGTCAACAGTTCACCAGGTATATCTACTCTATATGTAATCCAATTAGTTATTTTTTATGAGATATATTTAGGTGTATTCGatattgtacattattatagCCTCGAGAATATTACAGGAGCGGGTAGAAGTTTAAATACTCTTCATCACCCTGAAGTTTATTCATTGCTTATCATATTATCCTTTCTTAAAATCATTGCCTTTGTTTGTGTAAATGTTGAAAAATGTCATTTATGCTAAAATGGAATCTGGAAGTCTTTTATATTTCCCTAACACGCTGTTCGTTTATCTCACTCTTGTCAGCCACTGATATGAATAGACAAGAGTTCACAAACGCTATGACTGTAAAATCAAAACAAAATGGACTGGAGCTTATAAATTTTGATGGACAGAGAGAGAATGAGGGAGAGTCCAACGTTGAAATATATGTAGGGTTAGAGTTTGACTCTGCAGAAGATGCACAGGAGTTTTACAGTTTATATGCAATGCAGGCAGGATTTAGGATTAGGGTTGGCCAGCTGTATCGATCGAGGACTGATGGGTCAGTTATTTCTCGAAGATTTGTTTGTTCTAAGGAGGGTTTCCAGACAAATGCAAGAACGGGTTGTCCAGCATTCGTTAGAGTACAGAAAAATGACAACGGGAAGTGGGCAATTGCAAATATTCACGCAGAACATAATCACGAGCTTGAACTTCCGGGTCAAATTTGTCCACCACAAACACAAAGGAAGCCTCTACCAGCTTCAAGAGCAGAACCTGTGTCCACAAGAACTGGAATAAGATCACATGAGTCAGATAATCTCCCTAGTTTGATAGATCTGAAACGTCTTAAAAGGGAGGAAGTGGATGGAGAGACTACTGCAGGGTTTGGCGAAGAACCTTACAAAGGTCTTGAATTTGTTACAGCTGATGAAGCTTACCAGTTCTACAATGCATATGCTGCTAGTGTCGGGTTTAGAGTTCGTATTGGGCAGTTATTTCGCTCAAAAAATGACGGCTCTATTACATCGCGTAGATTTGTGTGCTCAAAAGAAGGGCATCAGCATCCTTCAAGAGTAGGCTGCTCTGCATTCATGAGAATACAAAGACAAGAATCAGGACTGTGGGTGGTTGACCGTCTTCTTTTAGAGCACAATCATGAAACAAATTATACACCAGATGCTACCAGAAGAAGAGCTGGTGCTGCAAAGGTATTTAAGGAAGAAGTTATGGGCGAGTTGGAAAATTTGGATTTAGTTGAATCTAATGGAGGTTTCAGCCTTGCCAAGAGAGGACGAGAAAGTAACATAGGAAGTGATTGGTATGGTTTGCTTTTAGAGTATTTTCAATCTCGGCAAGCAGAAGATATAGGATTCTTCTATGCTATTGAAGCGGTTGATGGTAAATGCATGAATGTGTTTTGGGCTGATGGCCGGTCTAGATTTTCTTGCTCTCAGTTCGGGGATGCGGTCTTTTTTGATACAACATATAGGAGATTCAGTTACACTGTGCCATTTGCTTCTTTTGTTGGGGTTAATCATCACGGACAACCAGTTCTTCTGGGGTGTGCTTTAGTTGCTGATGAATCAGAGGAGTCCTTTACTTGGGTGTTTCAGTCATACCTTAAAGCTATGGCAGGGCGATA
This genomic interval from Apium graveolens cultivar Ventura chromosome 8, ASM990537v1, whole genome shotgun sequence contains the following:
- the LOC141678076 gene encoding protein FAR1-RELATED SEQUENCE 7-like, with protein sequence MNRQEFTNAMTVKSKQNGLELINFDGQRENEGESNVEIYVGLEFDSAEDAQEFYSLYAMQAGFRIRVGQLYRSRTDGSVISRRFVCSKEGFQTNARTGCPAFVRVQKNDNGKWAIANIHAEHNHELELPGQICPPQTQRKPLPASRAEPVSTRTGIRSHESDNLPSLIDLKRLKREEVDGETTAGFGEEPYKGLEFVTADEAYQFYNAYAASVGFRVRIGQLFRSKNDGSITSRRFVCSKEGHQHPSRVGCSAFMRIQRQESGLWVVDRLLLEHNHETNYTPDATRRRAGAAKVFKEEVMGELENLDLVESNGGFSLAKRGRESNIGSDWYGLLLEYFQSRQAEDIGFFYAIEAVDGKCMNVFWADGRSRFSCSQFGDAVFFDTTYRRFSYTVPFASFVGVNHHGQPVLLGCALVADESEESFTWVFQSYLKAMAGRYPLSIVADQDKAIQHTIAHVFPGTHHRFSAAQLMVKEQENLGALLSMDNDFKYEYETCVSQCQTGNEFDSAWNRLITKYNLKENAWLKEMYRMRKSWVSFHLRGTFFAGILVDGGMKPYFGTLLTAQTPINEFLLRYEKGLEQRREEERKEDFNSFNIQAALHTKDPIEEQCRRLYTLTMFKVFQKELLECYGYVGIKLNMEGVISRYMVQKCGNGDERNTVAVNASNLNISCSCKMFECEGILCRHALKVFQIMNVRELPSRYILHRWTKNAKYGILRDTDSGGGQDFKALMLWSLREEAANYIEAGVTSLERYKLAFEIMQDGRRNLCWQS